The Streptomyces sp. NBC_00775 genome includes the window CTTCGGAGGGAGGCAGCAGGACAAGCACACGTACTCCTTCTGTAGAGCTCCGCGACAGCGTACGGCGTGCCGCGCCCACCGTCGCAGGCCGCGGCTGTCCGGGGCACACGCCGTGGATTTCTGCTGAGCGCCGCCGCACTCCTCGCCGGTGGGCCCGCACGTCCGGATGCCACCCCACCACCTCCGCCCTACGCTCGACACATGCCCCGCCGCCTGATCCGCGTGACCGGCGCACCCGAAGCCCCGCTGCGGGCCGCCCTCACCGCGCTGCGCACCGCACTCGGCGTCCCCGAGAGCTTCCCGCCCGAGGTCCTCGCGGAGGCCGAACGGGCCGTGAAGGCTCCCGCCCTCCCCTCCCACGACGCCACCGACATCCCCTTCTTCACCATCGACCCCCAGACGTCCAACGACCTGGACCAGGCGATGCACCTCGCGCCACGCAGGAACGGCGGCTACCGCGTCCGGTACGCCATCGCCGACGTCGCCGCCTTCGTCGTACCCGGCGGCGCCCTGGACGCCGAGGCCCACCGCCGCGTCACGACCCTCTACTTCCCGGACGAGAAGATCCCCCTCCACCCGCCCCAGCTCTCCGAAGGCACCGCCAGCCTGCTCCCCGGCCAGACCTGCCCGGCCGTGCTGTGGACGATCGACCTCGACGCGGACGGGCGTACGCAGGCGACCGACGTACGCCGTGCCCTCGTACGCAGCCGCACCAAGCTCGACTACGCGCACGTACAGCGGCAGATCGACGAAGGGACGGCGGAGGAGCCGCTGGCCCTCCTCAAGGACATCGGGGAGGCGCGTGAACGACTGGAGGTAGAGCGCGGCGGCATCTCGCTCAACGTCCCCGAGCAGGAGATCGTCGAGGAAGACGGGATGTACGAACTCGTCTACCGCGCCCCGCTCCCCGCCGACGGCTGGAACGCACAGATCTCCCTGCTCACCGGCATGGCGGCGGCCGACCTGATGCTCGCGCACGGCACGGGGATCCTGCGCACCCTCCCCGCCGCCCCCGACGGCGCGGTCGGCCGCCTCCGCCGCACGGCGAAGGCCCTGCGCATCAACTGGCCGCACCACGTCTCCTACGCGCAGCTCATCCGCTCCCTCGACCCGCACTGGCCGCACCACGCGGCCTTCCTCCTGGAGTGCACGACACTGCTGCGCGGCGCGGGCTACACGGTGTTCCGGGACGGCGTCCTCCCCGAGGTCACCTCCCACGCCGCCGTCGCCGCGCCCTACGCCCACTGCACGGCCCCACTACGCCGCCTCGCCGACCGCTACACCTCGGAGATCTGCCTCGCGGCCGCCACCGACCAGCCGCCCCCTGACTGGGTCCTCGCCGCCCTCGACGACCTCCCCCAGCAGATGGCCGAGGGCACCCGACGCGCGGGCACCGTCGAGCGCGAGTCCGTCGACATCGTGGAGGCCGCGCTCCTCAAGGACCGGGTCGGCGACCTCTTCGAGGCCTGCGTGGTCGACGTAGAGGAACACAAACCCACCGTCGGAACCGTCCAGTTGGAGTCACCGGCCGTCTTCGCCCGCATCGCCGGCGGCACGACCGAGCTGCCGCTGGGGGAGCGGTTGCGGGTACGGCTCACGCAGGCGGACCCGGGCACGGCGAAGGTGCAGTTCGCGCCGGCGTGATCCGTTCCGAACAACCTCCACGGTCTGGGCGTTCGCGGCATGGAAACGGGGCCTGAAGACGTTCCACCCCCAGGACGGCGGGAACGGGGAGGGCGAGTACAAGGTGAGCGCACGGGAACAGGCCCTGTGGACCAGAGCGCGGCTCGGCCGCTGCGGCCCCCCGCTAGATCTCCTGACCGCCCGCTTCGACCGCCACGTCTACGCCCCGCACGCCCACGACGAGTTCACCATCGGTGTCTGCGTCGGCGGCTCGGAGATCATCGACTACCGAGGCGGCCGTATCCACACAGGCCCCGGCTCGATCGTCGTCCTGGCCCCCGGCGAGATGCACACCGGCGGCCCAGGCACCCCCACCGACGGCTACGCCTACCGCGCCCTGTACGCCGAGCCCTCCCTCCTCACCGAGGGCACCCTGGGCGGCCTCCCGCACTTCCGCGAGCCCCTCCTCGACGACCCCGAACTGGCCGCCGCCCTGCGCACGGCACACACCGAACTCAGCGTCTGCCCCGACCCGTTGGAGGCCGAGTCCCGCCTCCCGTGGCTGCTCACGGCCCTGGCCTGTCGCCACTCGACAGCCCGTCCGGCGTGCGACACGGTCCCGGGAGCGGCCCACATAGCCCACGCCGTACGCGACCGCCTAGCCGACGAACTCCAGGCACCCCCCTCCCTAGCCTCCCTCGCCACCGATCTGGGCCTGTCCCGCTACCAGCTCCTGCGCGCCTTCCGTACGACGATGGGGATACCGCCGTACGCCTGGCTGGCCCAGTACCGGGTGACCAGGGCCCGCGGGCTGCTGGAGTCCGGCCTGCGACCGGCAGAGGTGGCGTCGCTCGTGGGCTTCGCGGACCAGGCCCACCTCACGCGCTGGTTCCGACGGGTACTGGGGGTGACCCCGGCGGCGTACCGCAACAGCGTTCAAGACACCTGACGCCGAGGCGGCCGAAACTGCCCGCATGACTGCACGCGGCTGGTTCCTGTTCTCCCTGATGGGAGTGGTGTGGGGCATCCCCTACCTGATGATCAAGGTGGCGGTGGACGGCGTCTCCCCGTCCATGGTGGTGTTCACGCGCTGTACGGTGGGCGCCGCGCTCCTGCTCCCCTTCGCAATACGCCAAGGCGGCCTGACCCGAACCGTCCGCACCCACTGGCGCCCCATGCTGGCCTTCGCGTGCATAGAGATCATGGTCCCGTGGTGGACCCTGACGGACGCCGAGCGCCATCTGTCCAGCTCCACCGCGGGCCTGCTGATCGCGGGCGTACCGATCGTCGGCGTGGCGGCGGCTCGCCTCTTCGGCGACACGGAACGGCTCGGCGCTCGCCGTGTCGCGGGCCTGGCGCTGGGCCTGTCCGGCGTCGCGGTCCTCACCGTCCCGCACCTGACGGGCGGCGACACCCGCTCGCTGGCCGAGGTACTGCTGACGGTGGTCGGCTACGCGACGGCGCCGGTTATCGCGGCCCGCCACTTGAAGGACGTACCGTCGCTCCACCTCACCGCCCCATGCCTGGCCCTGGCGGCGCTGGTGTACGCCCCCGCAGCGGCGGCCACCTGGCCCTCCGCGCCCCCTTCCCCTCAGGTCCTGGTGGCCCTGGCCGGCCTGGGGGTGATCTGCACGGCGATCGCTTTCGTGGCCTTCCTGGAGTTGATCAAGGAGGCGGGCCCGACGAGGGCGACGGTGATCACGTACGTCAACCCGGCGGTCGCGGTGGCTGCGGGAGCCATCTTCCTGGACGAGGCCCTGACCCCCGGCGTCGTCGGGGCCTTCACCCTGATCCTGGCGGGCTCGGTACTGGCGACGGCGACGGCGAAGGCGAAGGGGACGGGTGCAGGTGCGGCCGGACCAAGGCGCATCCCACGCCCGGTACCATGGTCGACACGGCAGACGAGCCGGGCGGACGGCCGCGTGGAGGTTCTTGTGAACCTCCCCGAGGAACGTCCGGGCTCCACAGGGCAGGGTGATGGCTAACGGCCACCCGGGGTGACCCGCGGGACAGTGCCACAGAAAACAAACCGCCGGGGACCGTATCCGTACGGACCTCGGTAAGGGTGAAACGGTGGTGTAAGAGACCACCAGCGCCTGAGGCGACTCAGGCGGCTAGGTAAACCCCACCCGGAGCAAGGTCAAGAGGGGCCGCTGTAAAAGGCGGCTCTGCGCGGACGTTCGAGGGCTGCCCGCCCGAGTCCGCGGGTAGACCGCACGAGGCCGACGGCAACGCCGGCCCTAGATGGATGGCCGTCGCCGGGGGGTCCGCGAGGACCCCTCGGAACAGAACCCGGCGTACAGCCCGACTCGTCTGCCTTTACGGCCCTGACCGGGGAGTTTCCTCGAGGCAGGGCCGTTTGTCGTCGTGGTGGGTGTACCCGGCTGACCTGGGGTGTTCCCGGGGGTTCCTGCATGTTTGTGCAACGGGGCACCGGAACGGCGGTGCGGACCGTGCTCGGAACCATGGGGAAGGGGAGGCCGGCGGTGACTAGGCCGCTGACGTAAAGGCCGACCTCGCCGGGCGCTTCTCCGTGGACTCCGGGATGCCGATCACCTCCACGCTGATGCCGGCCTGCTCCAGTGCCCGGGCGGTCTGGGCGAGGGTGATCTGGGAGAAGGGGAACAGGGTCTCCGGCGTCAGCGTCGCGCCGTTGCCCAGCTTGATGGCGAAGACGACGCGGCGCGGGACGAAGTCGGCGGGCAGGAAGAAGCCGTCCTTGCCCTTGTCCTTGGCCTCCGCAGCAACACGCTCGGTGAACTGGCGGCGCACCTCCGCGTCCTGCAGGAGCAGCTGGATGGCGACGATGCTCTGGTTGAACAAGTGGCTGAGCGGTCCGGAACCGCCGTGGGCGGGCTTGACCAGGATCAGGGTGCCGTCCTTGGTGAGCAGGTCGCAGACCTCGAACTGGCTCGAACTGGTACCGACGGGGTTGCGCGCGTTCTTGCGGTCCATGCAGAGCAGCTGCGGGTGGGTGTCGGGGACGCTCTCGTTGTACTGGCGCTCGGCCTGGCCCTTGTACCAGGTGGGCAGATCCACCGAGGGGCGCGGCGGGAAGAGCCTGGCGATGATCGCGCGGATCGTTTCCACGAAACGCGCGCCGAGCTCGTACCACTCGCCGTCGGTGAAGCAGAAGCGGCGGGATCCGACGGAGATCTGGGCCTCGATCCAGCGCAGCGCGGAAGTGGTGAACAGACGCTCCTGGCCGCCGCCCTTGGGATAGAGGTAGCCGCTCACCGTGCCCATGCGTACGGCGTCCAGGCGCGTCCCCTGGCGGTGTACGCGGGCGCGGCCCAGAAGATAGGCCAGGTCGAAATCGTCATGGTGGCCGGGCTCGCTGCGGCCGATCCTGATGTGGAACATCCGGGCTGCCTGGTACGGCTGCCAGAGTTCCGTAGGGACGGCGGAGACGATCCGGCCGTCGGCGGGCTCACCGAGGGCGGCATCCAGGGCGATGTCGAGGAGTTCGAGAGTTTCGGCGTCCTTGACCGGCGTGATGTGTTCGACGAACTCCAGCTCCGGCTGCGGCTTCTCGTCCCGCAGAACGCGTCCGATCTCGCGGAGGTCGGCGATCAGGTCCTCGCGCTCGACGCCGAGGGGGATACGCAGCCCCGCGCCACCGTCCGCACCGAACTGTTCCACGCGGCCGAGGTGGGAACGGGTGAGCTTGAGATCCTTGAGGTAGGCGCCGAGCCGGTCGACGTGCTGAGCGTGCTCGCGGACGGCGAAGCTGAGCACGGGCTTCCCTGCGGGCGTCAGCGCGATGTCGGTGCGTGCCTCGCCGATGGTGCGGGACACGAGCCCCCGCAACTGGTAGGGATCGCCCGCGCGAAGCACGAACGCGAGCCCGAACCGCTTGTTGACGTAGCTGTCCTCCAGCATCCGGTAGCCCATGTCGGCGCCGAGGGCGTACACCATGCCATCGACGGCGA containing:
- a CDS encoding DUF6119 family protein, which gives rise to MALRACTRTVYQLPGVAPTVEAMLEAVNQKYLNTPHAVLRVSAPQEPIQQIAVIVPNDREQVGWGDVFSSGYGESFTISSSRPAALHLLAVDGMVYALGADMGYRMLEDSYVNKRFGLAFVLRAGDPYQLRGLVSRTIGEARTDIALTPAGKPVLSFAVREHAQHVDRLGAYLKDLKLTRSHLGRVEQFGADGGAGLRIPLGVEREDLIADLREIGRVLRDEKPQPELEFVEHITPVKDAETLELLDIALDAALGEPADGRIVSAVPTELWQPYQAARMFHIRIGRSEPGHHDDFDLAYLLGRARVHRQGTRLDAVRMGTVSGYLYPKGGGQERLFTTSALRWIEAQISVGSRRFCFTDGEWYELGARFVETIRAIIARLFPPRPSVDLPTWYKGQAERQYNESVPDTHPQLLCMDRKNARNPVGTSSSQFEVCDLLTKDGTLILVKPAHGGSGPLSHLFNQSIVAIQLLLQDAEVRRQFTERVAAEAKDKGKDGFFLPADFVPRRVVFAIKLGNGATLTPETLFPFSQITLAQTARALEQAGISVEVIGIPESTEKRPARSAFTSAA
- a CDS encoding AraC family transcriptional regulator, yielding MSAREQALWTRARLGRCGPPLDLLTARFDRHVYAPHAHDEFTIGVCVGGSEIIDYRGGRIHTGPGSIVVLAPGEMHTGGPGTPTDGYAYRALYAEPSLLTEGTLGGLPHFREPLLDDPELAAALRTAHTELSVCPDPLEAESRLPWLLTALACRHSTARPACDTVPGAAHIAHAVRDRLADELQAPPSLASLATDLGLSRYQLLRAFRTTMGIPPYAWLAQYRVTRARGLLESGLRPAEVASLVGFADQAHLTRWFRRVLGVTPAAYRNSVQDT
- a CDS encoding RNB domain-containing ribonuclease produces the protein MPRRLIRVTGAPEAPLRAALTALRTALGVPESFPPEVLAEAERAVKAPALPSHDATDIPFFTIDPQTSNDLDQAMHLAPRRNGGYRVRYAIADVAAFVVPGGALDAEAHRRVTTLYFPDEKIPLHPPQLSEGTASLLPGQTCPAVLWTIDLDADGRTQATDVRRALVRSRTKLDYAHVQRQIDEGTAEEPLALLKDIGEARERLEVERGGISLNVPEQEIVEEDGMYELVYRAPLPADGWNAQISLLTGMAAADLMLAHGTGILRTLPAAPDGAVGRLRRTAKALRINWPHHVSYAQLIRSLDPHWPHHAAFLLECTTLLRGAGYTVFRDGVLPEVTSHAAVAAPYAHCTAPLRRLADRYTSEICLAAATDQPPPDWVLAALDDLPQQMAEGTRRAGTVERESVDIVEAALLKDRVGDLFEACVVDVEEHKPTVGTVQLESPAVFARIAGGTTELPLGERLRVRLTQADPGTAKVQFAPA